In Ignavibacteriota bacterium, one genomic interval encodes:
- a CDS encoding aldo/keto reductase, with protein sequence MNYRKLGKTGWEVSEISFGAWAIGGDWGNIDDKTSLETLNYAAENGVNFFDTADVYGNGKSEKLISELKKKYKDKIIVATKAGRKLNPHIDSGYSKDNLQKFIEQSLKNLNVDALDLLQLHCPPTAVYYMPEVFEYLDDFAKQGKIKYYGVSVEKVEEALKAMEFPNVQTVQIIFNMFRQRPSELFFLQAEKKNIGIIARVPLASGLLTGKINKQTKFLENDHRNYNRKGEMFDIGETFSGVDLKLALNAVEEIKKVCPRNFSLSQFALKWILEHKSVTCAIPGAKNIEQLKENIAASEISSLDEFTMKQIRNIYEKYIKVHIHQKW encoded by the coding sequence ATGAATTACAGAAAACTTGGGAAAACAGGCTGGGAAGTATCCGAAATTAGTTTTGGTGCTTGGGCAATTGGCGGCGATTGGGGAAATATTGATGATAAAACCTCACTTGAAACCTTAAACTATGCAGCTGAAAATGGAGTAAATTTTTTTGATACTGCTGATGTTTACGGAAATGGAAAGAGTGAAAAATTAATTTCCGAGCTTAAAAAAAAATATAAAGATAAAATAATTGTTGCTACAAAGGCCGGACGAAAACTTAATCCGCATATCGATTCAGGATATTCTAAAGACAATCTTCAAAAATTTATCGAACAAAGTTTGAAGAATTTAAATGTCGATGCGCTGGACTTACTTCAACTTCATTGTCCGCCGACTGCTGTTTATTACATGCCTGAAGTTTTTGAATATCTCGATGATTTTGCAAAGCAAGGAAAAATAAAATATTATGGAGTAAGTGTTGAAAAAGTTGAAGAAGCACTGAAAGCAATGGAATTTCCAAATGTACAAACAGTTCAGATTATTTTTAATATGTTCAGACAAAGACCGTCTGAATTATTTTTTTTACAGGCAGAAAAAAAAAATATCGGCATTATTGCTAGGGTTCCTTTAGCTTCTGGATTACTTACCGGAAAAATTAACAAACAGACCAAATTTCTTGAAAATGATCACCGCAATTATAATAGAAAGGGTGAAATGTTTGACATAGGCGAAACTTTCTCCGGAGTTGATTTGAAATTAGCTTTAAATGCTGTTGAAGAAATAAAGAAAGTTTGTCCGCGAAATTTTTCTTTGTCACAATTTGCGTTGAAATGGATACTCGAACATAAATCAGTCACTTGCGCAATTCCCGGTGCAAAAAATATAGAACAATTGAAAGAAAATATTGCCGCTTCAGAAATTTCTAGTTTAGATGAATTTACTATGAAGCAGATAAGAAATATTTATGAAAAATATATTAAAGTACACATTCACCAAAAATGGTGA
- a CDS encoding sigma-54-dependent Fis family transcriptional regulator, producing the protein MSDKPKINILLVEDEEFDVKRVKNTLRYYENRLYVDRVVSNGKAAIEYIKEFPDRCDVVILDYQISGGWKGEELIQKIKECDRFIQIIVITKMTINITDYNFANSLIKSGAFWYCTKFPGNIEDYIYQPTDFILSIFNAYEKKKLEKQKSKSDTRLNKNIESLLETKKIIGESTPMIELKNMIKKYAMSDANILISGDSGTGKELVAWNIHLNSKRKHENFVPINCGSIPGELIESELFGYQKGSFTGASGNKQGLFEIADHGTLFLDEIAELPLSAQVKLLRVIQEGEIEKIGRTKNISVNVRIIAATNKDIIGLVSEGKFREDLYYRLNVIPIDVVPLKYRGKDILDLFYHFLEYFTNDLEIPMPILEPEAEEILLNYKWPGNVRELRNVVQRLVLNTQGIITAKDVSNPMILRNHRIIKENKNLDSINFDRIVPLKEIEKEFRVKYITYVKSVSSSDSSAAEKLGLAPSNFYRMCKELGLK; encoded by the coding sequence ATGTCGGATAAACCTAAAATCAATATTTTATTAGTTGAAGATGAAGAGTTTGATGTTAAGCGTGTTAAAAATACTTTAAGATATTATGAAAACCGATTGTATGTTGATAGAGTTGTTTCGAATGGAAAAGCAGCGATAGAATATATTAAGGAATTCCCCGATAGATGCGATGTCGTGATTTTAGATTATCAAATTTCCGGCGGCTGGAAAGGAGAGGAGTTAATTCAAAAAATTAAAGAATGCGACAGATTTATTCAAATTATCGTAATTACCAAAATGACAATAAACATTACCGATTATAATTTTGCGAATAGTTTAATTAAATCGGGCGCATTTTGGTATTGTACAAAGTTCCCTGGTAATATTGAAGATTATATTTATCAGCCTACCGATTTTATTCTAAGCATTTTTAATGCTTACGAAAAGAAAAAACTTGAAAAGCAAAAAAGTAAATCTGATACCCGCTTAAATAAAAATATTGAATCTTTATTGGAAACAAAAAAAATCATCGGTGAATCAACTCCTATGATTGAATTAAAAAATATGATCAAAAAATATGCAATGAGCGACGCAAATATTTTGATCAGCGGAGATTCAGGGACAGGAAAAGAATTGGTTGCCTGGAATATTCACTTGAACAGTAAAAGAAAACACGAAAACTTTGTGCCCATAAATTGCGGCAGTATTCCCGGCGAATTAATTGAAAGTGAATTATTCGGTTATCAGAAGGGATCGTTTACAGGCGCATCGGGAAATAAACAAGGGTTATTCGAAATTGCGGATCACGGAACACTGTTTTTAGACGAAATAGCGGAATTGCCTTTATCAGCACAAGTGAAACTGCTGCGCGTTATTCAAGAAGGTGAAATTGAAAAAATTGGCAGAACAAAAAATATATCCGTAAACGTTAGAATTATTGCCGCGACAAATAAAGATATAATTGGATTAGTAAGCGAAGGTAAATTTAGAGAAGATTTATATTACAGGCTGAATGTAATTCCAATTGACGTAGTTCCGCTCAAATACAGAGGAAAGGACATTCTTGATCTATTCTATCACTTTTTAGAATATTTTACGAATGATCTTGAAATTCCAATGCCTATTCTTGAACCTGAAGCGGAAGAAATTTTATTAAATTATAAATGGCCTGGAAATGTGCGTGAATTGAGAAACGTTGTCCAGAGATTGGTACTAAATACTCAAGGAATTATAACAGCAAAAGATGTAAGCAATCCTATGATTTTAAGAAACCATAGAATAATTAAAGAAAATAAAAACTTGGATAGTATCAATTTCGATAGAATTGTGCCGTTGAAAGAAATTGAAAAAGAATTTAGAGTAAAATATATAACTTACGTAAAAAGTGTTTCAAGCTCCGACTCGAGTGCAGCTGAAAAATTGGGATTGGCACCGTCAAATTTTTACAGAATGTGCAAAGAATTGGGGTTGAAATAA